From the Rhinolophus sinicus isolate RSC01 linkage group LG02, ASM3656204v1, whole genome shotgun sequence genome, one window contains:
- the TSFM gene encoding elongation factor Ts, mitochondrial isoform X3, translating to MSLLRSLRLCLVARTGSCSVRGFGPSTDLPSFKAGSLLQSPQPWHTFHAGPWLSSSASSKELLMKLRRKTGYSFVNCKKALETCGGNLKQAESWLHEQAQKEGWSKAAKLHGRKTKEGLIGLLQEGNTTVLVEVNCETDFVSRNIKFQQLVQQVAFGTMLHCQSLKDQLSTYSKGFLNSSELSELPIGPEREGSLKDQLALAIGKLGENMTLKRAAWVKVPTGFYVGSYVHGATHSPSLHNLVLGKYGAVVICETSEPKANLEDLGRRLGQHVVGMAPLSVGSLDDEPGGEAETKMLAQPYLLDPSITLGQYVQAQGVSVIDFVRFECGEGEEEAEAD from the exons ATGTCGCTGCTTCGGTCCCTGCGCCTCTGCCTGGTAGCACGGACCGGGAGCTGCTCGGTGAGGGGTTTTGGCCCTAGTACCGACCTGCCTTCCTTTAAG GCAGGATCCCTGCTTCAGTCGCCCCAGCCGTGGCACACATTTCATGCTGGGCCCTGGCTGTCTTCCTCGGCCTCCAGCAAGGAGCTCCTCATGAAGCTGCGGCGAAAAACGGGCTATTCCTTTGTCAACTGCAAGAAAGCTCTGGAGACTTGTGGCGGGAATCTCAAACAG GCAGAGAGCTGGCTTCATGAGCAGGCCCAGAAAGAGGGCTGGAGCAAAGCTGCCAAGCTTCATGGGAGGAAAACTAAAGAAGGCCTGATTGGGCTGCTGCAGGAAGGAAACACGACTGTGTTAGTAGAG GTAAACTGTGAGACAGATTTTGtttcaagaaatataaaatttcaacaaTTAGTCCAGCAAGTAGCCTTTGGAACCATGTTGCATTGTCAGAGCCTAAAGGATCAACTCTCCACATACAGTAAA GGCTTCTTGAATTCCTCTGAGCTCTCTGAACTTCCCATTGGGCCTGAGAGAGAAGGCTCTCTCAAGGATCAGCTGGCCTTAGCAATCG ggaaactgggagaaaacatGACTCTTAAACGAGCTGCATGGGTGAAGGTGCCGACTGGGTTTTATGTTGGCTCTTACGTCCATGGAGCCACACACAGTCCCTCACTCCACAACCTGGTGCTGGGGAAGTACGGGGCCGTGGTTATTTGCGAGACATCTGAGCCGAAAGCAAACCTTGAAGACCTTGGCCGCCGCCTTGGACAGCATGTGGTGGGCATGGCCCCTCTCTCTGTTGGTTCCCTGGACGATGAGCCCGGCGGTGAGGCAGAAACCAAGATGCTGGCCCAGCCATACTTGCTGGATCCCTCCATCACATTGGGACAGTATGTGCAGGCTCAGGGGGTGTCTGTCATAGACTTTGTGCGGTTTGAATGTGGAGAAGGtgaagaggaagcagaggctgaCTAG
- the TSFM gene encoding elongation factor Ts, mitochondrial isoform X1 — protein sequence MSLLRSLRLCLVARTGSCSAGSLLQSPQPWHTFHAGPWLSSSASSKELLMKLRRKTGYSFVNCKKALETCGGNLKQAESWLHEQAQKEGWSKAAKLHGRKTKEGLIGLLQEGNTTVLVEVNCETDFVSRNIKFQQLVQQVAFGTMLHCQSLKDQLSTYSKGFLNSSELSELPIGPEREGSLKDQLALAIGKLGENMTLKRAAWVKVPTGFYVGSYVHGATHSPSLHNLVLGKYGAVVICETSEPKANLEDLGRRLGQHVVGMAPLSVGSLDDEPGGEAETKMLAQPYLLDPSITLGQYVQAQGVSVIDFVRFECGEGEEEAEAD from the exons ATGTCGCTGCTTCGGTCCCTGCGCCTCTGCCTGGTAGCACGGACCGGGAGCTGCTCG GCAGGATCCCTGCTTCAGTCGCCCCAGCCGTGGCACACATTTCATGCTGGGCCCTGGCTGTCTTCCTCGGCCTCCAGCAAGGAGCTCCTCATGAAGCTGCGGCGAAAAACGGGCTATTCCTTTGTCAACTGCAAGAAAGCTCTGGAGACTTGTGGCGGGAATCTCAAACAG GCAGAGAGCTGGCTTCATGAGCAGGCCCAGAAAGAGGGCTGGAGCAAAGCTGCCAAGCTTCATGGGAGGAAAACTAAAGAAGGCCTGATTGGGCTGCTGCAGGAAGGAAACACGACTGTGTTAGTAGAG GTAAACTGTGAGACAGATTTTGtttcaagaaatataaaatttcaacaaTTAGTCCAGCAAGTAGCCTTTGGAACCATGTTGCATTGTCAGAGCCTAAAGGATCAACTCTCCACATACAGTAAA GGCTTCTTGAATTCCTCTGAGCTCTCTGAACTTCCCATTGGGCCTGAGAGAGAAGGCTCTCTCAAGGATCAGCTGGCCTTAGCAATCG ggaaactgggagaaaacatGACTCTTAAACGAGCTGCATGGGTGAAGGTGCCGACTGGGTTTTATGTTGGCTCTTACGTCCATGGAGCCACACACAGTCCCTCACTCCACAACCTGGTGCTGGGGAAGTACGGGGCCGTGGTTATTTGCGAGACATCTGAGCCGAAAGCAAACCTTGAAGACCTTGGCCGCCGCCTTGGACAGCATGTGGTGGGCATGGCCCCTCTCTCTGTTGGTTCCCTGGACGATGAGCCCGGCGGTGAGGCAGAAACCAAGATGCTGGCCCAGCCATACTTGCTGGATCCCTCCATCACATTGGGACAGTATGTGCAGGCTCAGGGGGTGTCTGTCATAGACTTTGTGCGGTTTGAATGTGGAGAAGGtgaagaggaagcagaggctgaCTAG
- the EEF1AKMT3 gene encoding EEF1A lysine methyltransferase 3 → MADPLSDPASEPESVFPREVGLFADSYSEKSRFCFCGHVLSITQNFGSRLGVAARVWEAALSLCNYFESQNVDFQGKKVIELGAGTGIVGILAALQGGDVTITDLPLALEQIQRNVQANVPAGGRAQVRALSWGINQHVFPGDYDLVLGADIVYLEPTFPLLLGTLQHLCGTHGTIYLASKMREEHGTESFFQQLLPQHFQLELAQRDEDENVNIYRARHREPRPA, encoded by the exons ATGGCGGACCCCCTCTCAGATCCTGCATCCGAGCCCGAATCGGTGTTCCCACGGGAGGTCGGGCTCTTTGCCGACTCTTACTCGGAGAAGAGCCGGTTCTGTTTCTGTGGGCACGTGCTGAGCATCACGCAGAACTTCGGATCCCGCCTCGGGGTGGCAGCGCGCGTGTGGGAAGCG gCTCTGAGCCTCTGCAACTATTTCGAAAGTCAAAATGTGGATTTCCAAGGCAAGAAAGTGATTGAACTGGGCGCGGGGACGGGCATCGTGGGGATCTTGGCAGCGCTGCAGG GGGGGGATGTTACCATCACTGACCTACCCCTGGCCCTAGAACAGATCCAGCGCAACGTCCAGGCCAACGTGCCAGCTGGAGGCAGGGCCCAGGTCCGCGCCTTGTCCTGGGGGATTAACCAACATGTCTTCCCTGGAGACTATGACCTGGTGCTGGGGGCTGATATCGTGTATCTGGAGCCCACCTTCCCACTGCTGCTGGGGACCCTCCAACACCTGTGCGGGACCCATGGCACCATCTATCTGGCCTCCAAGATGAGAGAGGAGCATGGGACAGAGAGCTTCTTTCAGCAACTCCTGCCCCAGCATTTCCAACTGGAGCTGGCCCAGCGGGATGAGGATGAGAATGTCAACATCTATAGGGCCAGGCACAGGGAACCAAGACCTGCTTGA
- the TSFM gene encoding elongation factor Ts, mitochondrial isoform X2: protein MSLLRSLRLCLVARTGSCSVRGFGPSTDLPSFKAGSLLQSPQPWHTFHAGPWLSSSASSKELLMKLRRKTGYSFVNCKKALETCGGNLKQAESWLHEQAQKEGWSKAAKLHGRKTKEGLIGLLQEGNTTVLVEGFLNSSELSELPIGPEREGSLKDQLALAIGKLGENMTLKRAAWVKVPTGFYVGSYVHGATHSPSLHNLVLGKYGAVVICETSEPKANLEDLGRRLGQHVVGMAPLSVGSLDDEPGGEAETKMLAQPYLLDPSITLGQYVQAQGVSVIDFVRFECGEGEEEAEAD from the exons ATGTCGCTGCTTCGGTCCCTGCGCCTCTGCCTGGTAGCACGGACCGGGAGCTGCTCGGTGAGGGGTTTTGGCCCTAGTACCGACCTGCCTTCCTTTAAG GCAGGATCCCTGCTTCAGTCGCCCCAGCCGTGGCACACATTTCATGCTGGGCCCTGGCTGTCTTCCTCGGCCTCCAGCAAGGAGCTCCTCATGAAGCTGCGGCGAAAAACGGGCTATTCCTTTGTCAACTGCAAGAAAGCTCTGGAGACTTGTGGCGGGAATCTCAAACAG GCAGAGAGCTGGCTTCATGAGCAGGCCCAGAAAGAGGGCTGGAGCAAAGCTGCCAAGCTTCATGGGAGGAAAACTAAAGAAGGCCTGATTGGGCTGCTGCAGGAAGGAAACACGACTGTGTTAGTAGAG GGCTTCTTGAATTCCTCTGAGCTCTCTGAACTTCCCATTGGGCCTGAGAGAGAAGGCTCTCTCAAGGATCAGCTGGCCTTAGCAATCG ggaaactgggagaaaacatGACTCTTAAACGAGCTGCATGGGTGAAGGTGCCGACTGGGTTTTATGTTGGCTCTTACGTCCATGGAGCCACACACAGTCCCTCACTCCACAACCTGGTGCTGGGGAAGTACGGGGCCGTGGTTATTTGCGAGACATCTGAGCCGAAAGCAAACCTTGAAGACCTTGGCCGCCGCCTTGGACAGCATGTGGTGGGCATGGCCCCTCTCTCTGTTGGTTCCCTGGACGATGAGCCCGGCGGTGAGGCAGAAACCAAGATGCTGGCCCAGCCATACTTGCTGGATCCCTCCATCACATTGGGACAGTATGTGCAGGCTCAGGGGGTGTCTGTCATAGACTTTGTGCGGTTTGAATGTGGAGAAGGtgaagaggaagcagaggctgaCTAG